The Mucilaginibacter rubeus genomic interval ACCGCCCAATAACGGCAGTATTGATTTGATGCCGTTTTCGCCAGAGTTTTCTTCTTCCGCCGTAATAGCGAGGCACAAGTTAAAGCCAAGGCCATGGTAGCTATAAAAATGCAGGAAAGCAGCAATGAGCGATACCACGCAGCCTCCCGCATCATTGCTTCCGAGGCCATAAAGCTTCCCTTCACTTATTTCCGGGCAAAACGGATCTTTTGTGTACCCCTCGTTTGGCACAACCGTATCCATATGAGAGTTAAGCAATATTGTCGGTTTAGTTTCATCGTAGTATTTATTAAAGCACCAGATATTGTTTCCCTGCCGTTTTACCTTTACCGAATAACCCAGCAAATGCTGATATATAATATCCGCAACCGCATCCTCGTTCCCGCTGAACGATGAGGCTTTGATCATATGCTGCAACAACACAACAGATTCGCTGAAGAAATGCGGATTCAAAGGCAGCGTATGCCCTACCAAGGAGGTGACAGGCTGCTCATTCAATGTTTTTATCATAGGAGATTAGTTTAGTTGAGGATCGAATAACATGGCGGTACACAAGCAATTGCAACGGTTTTTACTTTGCAGTACATCGTAATTAACACAGCTTTTGCAGGCATCCCAAAAACGGGGTTCCTGAGCCACTTCACTGTAGGTTACCGGCTCAAAGCCAAGACGGGTATTCATTTTCATGATAGCCAGCCCGGAGGTAATACTGAATATTTTTGCCGTTGGATATTTATCGCGCGAAAGGTTAAAAATCCTGTTCTTAATTTCTGAGGCTACACCCTGGTTACGGTGCTGCGGCGAAACAATCAGACCGCTGTTTGATACAAATCGCCCATCATCCCAGGTTTCAATATAGGAGAAACCTACCCATTCGCCATTTTCGGTTACAGCGACTATGGCCTTACCCGTGTCGATCTTTTCTATTACTGAGGCAGCCGATCTTTTAGAAATACCCGAGCCTCTTGCTATAGCCGAGCTTTCCATTTCTTTGATGATCTGATCGGCGAACACTACGTCGGCCGGGATAGCAGGCCTCACAATAATTCGTTCATCTTCCATTTTATATGTTTATTTCAGTTATCAGCACGGATTTGTTGAATAACTGTACATACCCCAATGCCAAAAGAATGCCCGTTGTGGCACAGGCATGCCATTTATAGGTTTAGGCTGTGTAAATGAAGATTTTAGTTTCGGGAAAGAAGTGAGCGCATAAAAAAAGCCTATCAAAATGAAAGGCTTCTATTTTCAAAACAAGTTAATTTACCGTTTATTCAACCGGCTGAGGGTATTCCGGGCTCTTTTTAAAATGCTCCAGGTAACCGTTGGGATTAACAGCAAACCCGCTCATTTCAGTTTTTGGAGATACTTTTTTCTTTTTCGGGCCGGAGATTGAAACAATGATAACTGCTAATAAAGCGGTTATTTTAAGTATGATATAAAACGTTGCCATAGCTTTTAGCTTAATGATAAAAACCGGCAATAAACCAAACCTATGCCAAAGGGCTATAAAAGTGCTCAAAATGCGCTCAGCATATTAAAAACGCGTATCCCCGCAACTACTATCCTATCATTTTGGGAGATATAAATTATCAAAATGATAAAGCACTGAAAATGAATACACTTTTATTGATCGACATCTACTCCCATTTCTTAATACCCAGCTTTTGCATTTTTGAATGCAGTGTTGATGGCGGCAAACCTAATTTAGCCGCAGCCCCATCCTTACCACTTATTTTACCATTGCAGCGCCTCAATACATCTAAAATATGGTCGCGGGCATGTTCGTCTATCGTTTTCAGCCTGTCGGTTGCTACTTCGGCGTAGGCAGGGCTTTCCTTTTTCCCCTGAAGTTTGGGCAGGTAGGCATCTTTTATCAGCGGACCATCAGTCAGCAATATGCTGCGCTCAATAAAATGTTCAAGCTCCCGCACATTCCCCGGCCAATGGTAGTCAAGCAACTGGTTCATCACATTAGGAGATATGCCTGTTATTGCCTTACCGCTTTTTTGCGCATATCGCTCCAAAAAATGACTGGCCAATACAGGAATATCATCTTTGCGTTCTCTTAATGGAGGAATTATGATCGGGAATACAAACAACCTATAATACAAATCGAGCCGGAAACGACCTTCCTCAACCTCCTTTTCCAGGTTACGGTTAGTAGCAGCCACTATACGCACGTTAATCTTAACAGGGCCTTTACCACCGATGCGTTCAATCTCTTGTTCCTGCAAAACACGCAGTAGCTTAACCTGCAGTTCGGCCGGCATTTCACCTATTTCATCCAGGAAAATGGTTCCGCCATCGGCCAGTTCAAACTTGCCGGTACGCTTTTCAACTGCTCCTGTAAAAGCCCCCTTTTCATGCCCAAACAATTCCGATTCAATCAATGTAGCCGGCATAGAGGCACAATTTACCACTACCAAAGGCTTGTTTTTACGGGGAGACAGATAATGGATACTTTTTGCAATCCGTTCTTTACCAGTGCCGCTTTCGCCCAAAACCAATACCGATGTATCAAGCGGGGCAACTATGGCAATATGGTCAAGCACGGTAAGCATCTGGTGGCTTTTACCTATAATATCCTTAAAGCCGACTGCTTTATTTTTTTCGCTTAAGCTATTATCGGCCGGCTTATCAACCTTGTTTATTGATGGCTCAAGTGCATCAAACGGAATGATCTCTTCTATCGCCATTAACAACGACCGGTGCAGGCGATCCAGCAAAATCAAATGGTCATTATTATAACAATCTGTTTTGCGGCTGTAAAACGAAAAATGAATCACATTACCGCTTGAAGTAAGTAAAGGCAACCCTAAAAACGATTGCATATTAAAAACCTGGGCAATAACTTTTTTTAAAGGGAACTGCGGCCAGATCTTAACAAAATTAGCGGCATTGTAAAAGTCGGCCTTGGTGATCAGCGGACTATCGCCCTGCATTTGCTGCAGTTGTGCCCTGTTAATTTTTGTGATGTTTAAGAACTCGTCTGTGCCAATTACCTGGTACTCATCAAAGCCAGTGCGTAAAAATGAGAGCGCATTATCAGGAAAACCGCTACCGTTTTTCATGGTAATGGTTAAATAGTCAAAGGGCATATGCGGCTGAATGCTCATGGCTATTTTTAGCAGCTTTTGCTTCCAGTTTATTGTTTCGGCAACAATGTTTTTGAATACCTGCTCTAATGCCTGTTCCTGGCGTAATTTTGATTCAATGCTGTTTTGATGCCTGTAAAAAGCAACATCAAGGGTTATCAGTAATTCTTTTTCGCGAAACGGTTTTACCAAAAAGCCGTAAGGCTGTGTTGCCTTTGCCCGCTCCAAAATACTCTCCTGAAAATTGGCCGACAGGTATACAAAAGCGATATTTTTTGATGTTAGGATTTTGGCCAGGTCAATACCATTTAGGTTGCCCTTTAAAAATATATCAAGCAATACCATTTCGGGCTTTTGCTCTTCAATGATCTCCAGTGCTTCAGGTACAGAATCGGCAATGCCACAAACTTTATAACCGGCGCGGGTTAATATTAATTTCAGGTCGTATGCTACAAGCGATTCGTCCTCGACTATTAATATTTTCTTATTCATATTATTAATTAGCTACAAAAGTTTTTCGTTCAATATTGCTCAACTGCTTCTCTGCCCTAAACTCAACGGTAATCAGGGCGCCATCACAATTTTCCATCTTAAAATAACCGCCCAACTGCTTACTTAACGCCTTCATCATTTCCATCCCCAACGAGCTGGCTTTCTGTATATCAAAATCAGCCGGCAAGCCTATTCCGTTATCAGCTATGGTGAGTACAATGGTCTCTTCTGCAAGCTGTAAGGCAATCCTGATTTCACCACGCTGTGAAGGGAAGGCGTATTTGATAGCGTTTGTTATGGCTTCATTTAGTATCAGGCCCACAGGTACCGCCTGCGCCACATCAAGTTTTACAGGTTGAACCATTTGATCAAAACGAATTCCTTTATCGCCCGGGTTATAACAGTCGGCCAGGTAGCTGATCAACTCATTAATATAAACCGACATATCGATGTATGACACATCCGAGTTGCTGTAAAGCTTTTGATGGATCAGCGCTATGGCCTGCACCCGGTTCTGGCTTTCGCGAATAGCAGCAAGCGCAGCGTTATTTTTTAAAAATGCCGATTGGGTGTTCAGCAGGCTCATTACAATTTGCAGGTTGTTTTTTACCCGGTGATGCACTTCCTTCAGCAGCCAGTCTTTTTCATCTAACAGGTTATCTTTTTCACCGAGCAGCTTTTGCAGCGATAAGTTCTGATTGTTGATCTCGGTTTGCTTTAATTGTAGTTGCAGGTTGCTCCTCTGTTTATGCCTGTATCCGCTAAATGCCAGGCCGGCAATAATAATAAGCATGGCCACACCACCGAAGGTAATGTTACGCTGCGTGTTTACCTTTTGAAGTTCATCGCGCTGGCTCTTGTTCTTAATTTCGAGGTATTTAATTGATTGCTTGTTCTCCTTGGTTTTATTGGTGATCTCAAGCTCTTCTATCTGTTTATTTTTAATGGCATTAAACAGCGAGTCGTCAAGGCGTTTGTGGATCTCGAAATGCTTTATGGCTGATACATAATTACCAGAAGCCGAATCTACCCGGAACTGCATACGATGGATCTTGGTAAGGGTGATGGGCCTTATTTTATTTGACGGCAATGAGAGAATCTGCTTGGTATAGACACCCGCTTTTTTAAACTGTTGGGTAAGCAGGTAAAAGCCGGCCATGGTTTCGTTATAATGAACAAAATCGGTCACCATTTGCTCGTTGGTGGTATAAAAGTCTTTACTAAAATTAGTGATCTTATATACCTCCATCATTTTCAGATAATACAGTTCTGCCTTGGGGTAATCCTTCAGGGCAACATAGATATTGCCAAATGCCTCGTACATATCTACCTTTTGTGCCAGTATTTTTGGCGGCACATCAATTACAGCCTGTTTTAAATACGCCAAGGCTTCCTTAGGCCTGTTAGCCGTAATAAAGTCGTATCTAATCAGACTCAGATAGCCGTAAAAATCCTCGTACTGCTTTCTTTTCTTTAGGATGTCGGCCGATTTAATAATGTAAATAAGGCTTTGATCATACTTGTTAAGATCGGCGTATACCAGCGCAAGCTTGGCATAATAAAAATCGGCCAAGGCAGTGTCGGCTGTGGCATTCATGCTTTTTATTACCTCATGCCGGTACAACAGTTCGTTGTGCAAATCAACCTTTTGCTTGCTTAACTCGGCAAGGGAGTGATAGGTATAATGAAGCTTCTTGTATCCTATCGCTTTGTATTGGGCCAATACTTTAAGCAATTCCGTTTCGGCCAGATCAAGCTTTTTCTGATTAAGATGAATATCCGCTATGTTTTTGCTCATATCGGCCTCATCCTGTTTGTGGCCGGTTTCCTGAAATAAAGTCCGTGCCTGTTCATAACTGTTAATTTTATCCGGGACGGCAAGCGCATTATCTATAGACAGGTCATCACCTAAACGGGCCCAGGTTTTGCCCTCATTATATTTATCGTCCACTTTACGATAATAGTTAACAACCTCCATAAAAATGGATTTGCCTTGTTTCAGGTCACCTTGCTTTAAATATGCCGCCCCTTTAAGCATCATGGCTTCATTAAGCCACTTTGCCGAATGAATGGCAACACTCATTTGTATGGCTTTATTAAAAGCAGTGATCCCGCTATCCAATACTTCTTTGTGCTCGCCAATTTTATTGAGATAATAGCTGCCCAATTGTATTTGCAGCTTAATGGTATTGGTGTCGGATTTATTTTTTTGATTATCGAGGTTTAGCTTAATGGTAGCAATGTCCATCTTTTTTTGTCCCAAAGCTGTTGAGCCAAAAAACATGACAATAAAACATATTGCTACATATTTAAACATACACCACGTATTTTATTGTACTATAGACAATTAAAAGTTATACCATAACAAAATCACCTCCTGTGAAAGCCACGGAATTACAATAGGCGATGATTTGCTAATTTATTCAATATAATGCAAACCGCACCATTAAGTTGAAAGCTAAATTTTCGTTAATACAGGAATATCAATGGTACCCAAGCAATGATAAAAATCACAAATGTATCCAATACCATCAATGTACATTTTATGGATTCGGTTGTACAGACTATGGATTATAATGGTGTCTTTTGTGCCGAACCGGATTTTACCAAACCCGGTTCTCCTTGGTGTACTCGCGCTCTATGCCTTCCAGTATCAGCTCTGATGAAATGCGACTTTCCTTTCGGGCCAGCATTTGCAAACAGGCAAATTGTACCACATTTAAAATACCCGAGCCACTGAGCTCATACTTACGGGAGATTTGTTCAAGGTTGATATGCCCGTTAAGGTTTGCTTTTGGCGGGAATGATTTTTGCCAGATAACGAACCGTTCATCGGCATTAGGCAATGGGAAATTAATAACTGATTGAAACCTGCGCATAAAGGCCTCATCAATGTTATTTTTAAAATTGGTTGCCAATATTACCAGGCCGTTATGTTGCTCTACACGTTGCAGCAGGTAAGATGCTTCCTGATTGGCGTATTTATCGTGAGCATCTTTAACATTGGTACGCTTACCAAAAAGAGCATCGGCTTCATCAAAAAACAGGATCCAGTTTTTGTTATCCGCCTTCTCAAATAATTTGGAGAGATTTTTCTCGGTTTCACCTATAAACTTAGATACGATCATGGACAGGTCAATCCGGAAGACCGGTTTACCGGTGTATTTACCAAGCAACGAAGCTGTAAGCGTTTTTCCTGTTCCCGGCGGGCCATGGAACAAAGCGCGATAACCAGGCTTTAGTTTCCGCTCCATCCCCCAGTCGGTCATTAATACCTGCTGATAGTTCACCCAGTTTTCCAGTTCGGCAATTTGTTTACGGGTGGTATCGTTCAGTACCAGATCATCCCAATTGTAAGTAGTTTCCAAATGCTGAGCCGGAAAATTCATGCTCAGTTTCGGAATAGATTCGGTACCGCTGATCAAAAGTTCGATATATTCGGGCTGTAATATCAACCGGCCCGATAAAGCAGGCTCACCATCCGGTACATCTTCCAAATGCAAAATATGATGTTTGCTAAGTTTACCCTGATGATGAAACAGTTGGGCGACTTCCAAACGCTTGTCTACATCATTGCCTGACAAAACAAAAACTGCCGTTTGACCGGTTGGTAAAAAGCTACGCCCGTTTCGGCTCCTGACTCCCCCTATCTGCTGAAAATCACCTGATTCGCGTATATAAGGTTGGATGATCTCATCAAAAAACTCAACCTGCACATGCGGAGCTAAGGCCATCATCAGTATAATAACCTCATCGCTGTTCAGGTCATGATCATCAATCAATTTTTCAAGCACACTACCGTTACGCTCAAGCTGGGGAAGCAGCGGTGGTAAATAGGTTGTATCATTCCCAAATACAGTTTGCAACCGGGCTTCAATACACCCGGCCGTGTACAGCATCAGCGCTTTTAATTGTGTAGTATTAGTATTCATGATTTATTTACGCGGACCGTTTTGCTGAATAACATGAGTTAATTCGTGCGCCAGCAAGTTCATCCCCGCGGTACTTTCAGGATCAAACTTGCCTGCGTTAAAGTAAACATCGTTGCCATGGGTAAATGCCTGTGCTTTTGAGAGGTTACAAAGTTCAACAGCCTGCTGGCCGGTGTGGATCTTTACCTGCTCAAAATTGGCATTCATCTGGTGCTCTAACTGTGTACGTACCTTTGCCGGCAGGGGACTGCCACCACCTTTGCTTGCATCCAGCAACCTGTCAAATTTGGCCTCGTTGCTTTCGGGTTTACCTTCTGTTTTTTCTACGCCACCCCCTTTTTCCTCTTTCTTTTGCGCCGCAGCCTTATCATCCTTCTCTTCACCTTTTTCCTTTTTCTGCGGCTTACCTTCGTCTTTTTTATCTTCTTCACCTTTTTTTTGCGGCTTCTCGTCCTTCTTTTCTTCTTCTTTTTTCTGAACCCCTTCCTTATCCTTCTTATCCTCTTCTTTTTTCTGAGGCTCTTTATCTTTTTTCTCCTCCTCTTTCTTTTGCGTCGGTTTTTCTTCTTCTTTTTTCTCGTCTTTCTTCTGTGGCTTGCCTTCCTCCTTCTCATCCTTTTTTTCTTTCTTTTGGCCAGCCTTAGCATCCTTTTCCTCATCAGCGCCTTTTTTCTGAACGCTCATTTGCCCCATCCGTTGTGATGAATTAGCGGTTGCCTGCTGTGCCATGGTTACCTTGTGCGCTAACGCGTCGGCTTCCTGCTCAAGGGCCGAGTCCTGGTTTCCATCAATCTTTCTTGCCTGAAAAAAAGCATCACTATCCTGTTTGCTTTTTTCGCGGCTGCCATTAAAGAAAGGCTTTTCGGCTTTATCCGCCTGTTTCTGACTAAGCGGCTGGCGTGTATTTTGGATGTATTTCATAGGTGGTTTAGTTTAAATTCATTAACAGATCCAGTTGCTTTTTGGCATGGGCAGCCCATTCGCCGGGATCATTCAGCAAATCTTCAAAAACCTGTTTCGCCTTGTCCCTTTCATTTAAATTGGCCAATGCTATACCCAGGTATAGCTTCCCTTTCTTATTTTCCGGATATTGTTCAAGCAAGAGGTTTAAATGTGCCAATGCCTCGTCAAAACGGTTAAGTCCCAGACAAAGCACCCCTAAATTCAACCTGATCTCCTCATGTTCGGGATGATATTCCAAAATGCGCCCGTACTCGGCAGCACCTTCACTTAACTGGCCACTTTGCAGGTAAGCAACAGCCAGGTGATTGCGTACAGCTATATCTGTAGGGAACAGCATTAAATACCTGATGAGGTAACCCGTGGCCATCGAATAGTTTTTGAGCATGAGCTGGGCCAAACCCGCGGTTTGCAATGCCCGGCTATTTTGCGGATTTTCCGACAAAACATAATCGGCCATTTCAAAAGCTTCATCATACCTACCGGTTGATAAATAAACCTGTGCAAGCCCCATCAGTAAGCTTAAACTTGTAGGGTTAAGCTCAACCGCTTTCAGCCAGCAGGTTTCAGCACTTTCCATATCTGCCGATAACATATATAGTTTAGCCAGCCCTTCCCAGGCCTCAAACTGGTCGGCTTTAAGGCTGATGGTTTGCCTGAAAGCTTGTAAAGCCTTATCATACTGGCCCAGCAAAACCTCGGTATTGGCCAGGTTTAGCCATGCCGAAGTATTTTGATTATCAATCTCCAGGGCACGCTCAAAAAGAGGCCGCGCTTCTGAGAATTTATTTTGCTGATAAAACAACATCCCGCGGTTATTGAGCAGGGTAACGTTTGGCTCGTTTAAATCTGCAGCTTTTGCATAATAAGCCTCGGCAGCTTCAAAATTGCCGCTTAATTGCTGCATAGCACCAAGATTTATCAATTCGGTTAGTTGACTTTGGTTGCTCATAACATTTCTTCTTTAACTTTATCTGCTATACCACCTGCTATATCAGAAATGCTGATTTCAGGATAGGTAACTTTAATATCATCAGTTTTCACATCAAATGGTTCGCCGTCTTTATAGTGGATTGGCAGCGAGACTTTCACCTGCAAATCCGGGCCGTAGCTAAATGATGCCAGGTTTTTAGTCCACTCTTTGGAGATGTCGGTAACCCACAGATCAAGCTCGGCTTTAATGAAGGCATTTACATCAAACGTAAACTTAGGGTGCACCTCGATCTCGCCAAGAGCATTAAACTCAAAACCTGTTGTCGGCGACCATGCCAGGTCTGCCGCGGCACTTGCCTCTCCCTCCAATCCCAAACCACCAACTATCTGGATACCACCGGTAACACTGGCCGGACCGATACTCAAACCAATACCAAGCGCGGCTTTTAGTTTAAGGCCTGCATGTGCCGGGATCACAAATTTTGCCCCACCGCTGATCCGGGTATTTTCGGGGTGCGAAGGATTAAATTCTATCTGCCCGAAAACATCCTTCAACTGGCCGGGGCCAACAGCCGCGTCAAAATCAAGTCCGCCATCAATAGTGGCCACGATACCTATGCTCTTAGGCCCAAGCGGGATGGCGAAAATTGGGATCTGGATAGTTGGAACCTTGAACAGCTCCTTGTTGATACTCTTTTTAGGGAACACATCAACTGCCGAAGGCAGGTCTAAGCGGCCAACAACTTCAATTTCGCCGGCCGGGGTTACCCTTACGCTTGCCGAAGCCTGCAGCCAGTCGGTAACTTTAAGTGTTAATTTACCCGAGCCATAGGCGGTAAACTTATCACCTGCCGGGCCCGATGGCGTGCCATCTGCTGCGATAGCACGATTGGTTGCACCAACAGTAACCTCGCCCGATACTCTATCAGCTGCGTATGATGCCTTACCCTCGATGGTCAGCGCCCCATCGTCATAAGATATCGACAGTTCGGTATTGATCTTCGGTATTTTGGGAATAGCTTTACCGTTGGCTTTTACATGGTAAATTTCATCAG includes:
- a CDS encoding GNAT family N-acetyltransferase — protein: MEDERIIVRPAIPADVVFADQIIKEMESSAIARGSGISKRSAASVIEKIDTGKAIVAVTENGEWVGFSYIETWDDGRFVSNSGLIVSPQHRNQGVASEIKNRIFNLSRDKYPTAKIFSITSGLAIMKMNTRLGFEPVTYSEVAQEPRFWDACKSCVNYDVLQSKNRCNCLCTAMLFDPQLN
- a CDS encoding sigma 54-interacting transcriptional regulator → MNKKILIVEDESLVAYDLKLILTRAGYKVCGIADSVPEALEIIEEQKPEMVLLDIFLKGNLNGIDLAKILTSKNIAFVYLSANFQESILERAKATQPYGFLVKPFREKELLITLDVAFYRHQNSIESKLRQEQALEQVFKNIVAETINWKQKLLKIAMSIQPHMPFDYLTITMKNGSGFPDNALSFLRTGFDEYQVIGTDEFLNITKINRAQLQQMQGDSPLITKADFYNAANFVKIWPQFPLKKVIAQVFNMQSFLGLPLLTSSGNVIHFSFYSRKTDCYNNDHLILLDRLHRSLLMAIEEIIPFDALEPSINKVDKPADNSLSEKNKAVGFKDIIGKSHQMLTVLDHIAIVAPLDTSVLVLGESGTGKERIAKSIHYLSPRKNKPLVVVNCASMPATLIESELFGHEKGAFTGAVEKRTGKFELADGGTIFLDEIGEMPAELQVKLLRVLQEQEIERIGGKGPVKINVRIVAATNRNLEKEVEEGRFRLDLYYRLFVFPIIIPPLRERKDDIPVLASHFLERYAQKSGKAITGISPNVMNQLLDYHWPGNVRELEHFIERSILLTDGPLIKDAYLPKLQGKKESPAYAEVATDRLKTIDEHARDHILDVLRRCNGKISGKDGAAAKLGLPPSTLHSKMQKLGIKKWE
- a CDS encoding sensor histidine kinase; its protein translation is MFKYVAICFIVMFFGSTALGQKKMDIATIKLNLDNQKNKSDTNTIKLQIQLGSYYLNKIGEHKEVLDSGITAFNKAIQMSVAIHSAKWLNEAMMLKGAAYLKQGDLKQGKSIFMEVVNYYRKVDDKYNEGKTWARLGDDLSIDNALAVPDKINSYEQARTLFQETGHKQDEADMSKNIADIHLNQKKLDLAETELLKVLAQYKAIGYKKLHYTYHSLAELSKQKVDLHNELLYRHEVIKSMNATADTALADFYYAKLALVYADLNKYDQSLIYIIKSADILKKRKQYEDFYGYLSLIRYDFITANRPKEALAYLKQAVIDVPPKILAQKVDMYEAFGNIYVALKDYPKAELYYLKMMEVYKITNFSKDFYTTNEQMVTDFVHYNETMAGFYLLTQQFKKAGVYTKQILSLPSNKIRPITLTKIHRMQFRVDSASGNYVSAIKHFEIHKRLDDSLFNAIKNKQIEELEITNKTKENKQSIKYLEIKNKSQRDELQKVNTQRNITFGGVAMLIIIAGLAFSGYRHKQRSNLQLQLKQTEINNQNLSLQKLLGEKDNLLDEKDWLLKEVHHRVKNNLQIVMSLLNTQSAFLKNNAALAAIRESQNRVQAIALIHQKLYSNSDVSYIDMSVYINELISYLADCYNPGDKGIRFDQMVQPVKLDVAQAVPVGLILNEAITNAIKYAFPSQRGEIRIALQLAEETIVLTIADNGIGLPADFDIQKASSLGMEMMKALSKQLGGYFKMENCDGALITVEFRAEKQLSNIERKTFVAN
- a CDS encoding ATP-binding protein — translated: MNTNTTQLKALMLYTAGCIEARLQTVFGNDTTYLPPLLPQLERNGSVLEKLIDDHDLNSDEVIILMMALAPHVQVEFFDEIIQPYIRESGDFQQIGGVRSRNGRSFLPTGQTAVFVLSGNDVDKRLEVAQLFHHQGKLSKHHILHLEDVPDGEPALSGRLILQPEYIELLISGTESIPKLSMNFPAQHLETTYNWDDLVLNDTTRKQIAELENWVNYQQVLMTDWGMERKLKPGYRALFHGPPGTGKTLTASLLGKYTGKPVFRIDLSMIVSKFIGETEKNLSKLFEKADNKNWILFFDEADALFGKRTNVKDAHDKYANQEASYLLQRVEQHNGLVILATNFKNNIDEAFMRRFQSVINFPLPNADERFVIWQKSFPPKANLNGHINLEQISRKYELSGSGILNVVQFACLQMLARKESRISSELILEGIEREYTKENRVW
- a CDS encoding DUF4157 domain-containing protein, whose amino-acid sequence is MKYIQNTRQPLSQKQADKAEKPFFNGSREKSKQDSDAFFQARKIDGNQDSALEQEADALAHKVTMAQQATANSSQRMGQMSVQKKGADEEKDAKAGQKKEKKDEKEEGKPQKKDEKKEEEKPTQKKEEEKKDKEPQKKEEDKKDKEGVQKKEEEKKDEKPQKKGEEDKKDEGKPQKKEKGEEKDDKAAAQKKEEKGGGVEKTEGKPESNEAKFDRLLDASKGGGSPLPAKVRTQLEHQMNANFEQVKIHTGQQAVELCNLSKAQAFTHGNDVYFNAGKFDPESTAGMNLLAHELTHVIQQNGPRK
- a CDS encoding tetratricopeptide repeat protein, encoding MSNQSQLTELINLGAMQQLSGNFEAAEAYYAKAADLNEPNVTLLNNRGMLFYQQNKFSEARPLFERALEIDNQNTSAWLNLANTEVLLGQYDKALQAFRQTISLKADQFEAWEGLAKLYMLSADMESAETCWLKAVELNPTSLSLLMGLAQVYLSTGRYDEAFEMADYVLSENPQNSRALQTAGLAQLMLKNYSMATGYLIRYLMLFPTDIAVRNHLAVAYLQSGQLSEGAAEYGRILEYHPEHEEIRLNLGVLCLGLNRFDEALAHLNLLLEQYPENKKGKLYLGIALANLNERDKAKQVFEDLLNDPGEWAAHAKKQLDLLMNLN